The genomic segment TCTACGAGAGGGTGCACGCCGACTACGAAGGCAGGCTCAAGGTCGCGACCGACGCCGTGATGAAGAAGAAGGGAGAGGTCGACACCGAGCTGGCCGCGCTCTACGAGACCCGCAACAAGATCGCCGAGGACCTGAAGGTCCATCAACACAGCCTGGAGGAGATCAAATTCCGCAGGACCCTGGGGGAGTTCTCCGACGAGGAGTACCAGACGCAGGCCAGAGAGGAGCAGGAAAGGATAAGCAAGTTCGAGACCATCCTATCCTCGGTCAACAGCAACATCCATCGCTATGAGGCGCTCTTCAAAGAGGAAGGGCTCTTCGCGGAGGACGAGGCGCACGCGCCGCATGAGGCGGTGGAGGAAGGCGAGCTCTCCGGGCTCACTCCCGCACCGCACGAGATGGAGCCGGCGACCGACGAGTCCGGCTATCTCATCGAGGAGACGGGACCGAACTACTTCGGGGCCACGGCCTCAGAGCAGACCAACCCCACGTTCGAAGAGAAATCCACCACGGCCAAGGGCGCGTCGGGAAGCGCAAAGACGAGGCCCCCCCGCCAGGCCAGGATCGTCATCATCAACGGCGACAACGCGGGCGCCACATTCCCGCTCAAAGGCATGGTCTCGCTCGGCCGCGCGGAATCCAGCACCATCGCGATCCGGGACGCCAAGGTCAGCCGCCAGCACGCGCAGGTCCAGCAGCAGGGCAAGGAGTACGTGATCGTGGACCTCAACAGCTCGAACGGCACCTACGTGAACAACGAGCGCATCGAGGAGCACGTGCTCGCGGAGGGGGACGAGATCCGCATCGGCGACTGCATCATGCAGTACCAGACGTAAGAAAACGCAATGTACGGAATTCAAAAGGCCGGGAGCAATCCCGGCCTTTTTTATTATCAATGT from the bacterium genome contains:
- a CDS encoding FHA domain-containing protein; the encoded protein is YERVHADYEGRLKVATDAVMKKKGEVDTELAALYETRNKIAEDLKVHQHSLEEIKFRRTLGEFSDEEYQTQAREEQERISKFETILSSVNSNIHRYEALFKEEGLFAEDEAHAPHEAVEEGELSGLTPAPHEMEPATDESGYLIEETGPNYFGATASEQTNPTFEEKSTTAKGASGSAKTRPPRQARIVIINGDNAGATFPLKGMVSLGRAESSTIAIRDAKVSRQHAQVQQQGKEYVIVDLNSSNGTYVNNERIEEHVLAEGDEIRIGDCIMQYQT